From Alteromonas sp. RKMC-009, one genomic window encodes:
- the bioB gene encoding biotin synthase BioB: MTIASNAPQHQADIRHDWTKAEVKALFALPFNDLLFKAQTVHRQYFDPNEVQVSTLLSIKTGACPEDCKYCPQSARYDTGLEKERLLEIEKVIQRAKEAKATGSTRFCMGAAWRNPRDRDMPYVTQMVSEVKKLGLETCMTLGMLTREQAVALKQAGLDYYNHNLDTSPEFYGDIITTRTYDDRLNTLQNVRDAGMNVCSGGIVGMGESAEDRASLLMQLANLPEQPQSVPINMLVKVEGTPLDKVDDLEPFEFIRTIAVARIMMPASHVRLSAGRENMNEQMQALCFMAGANSIFYGCKLLTTSNPDTHEDVLLFRKLGINAERTREFSDEAHEQALQEEIAAQSAPADLFYDATAPRKTAPAEA, translated from the coding sequence ATGACCATCGCGTCCAACGCACCACAACATCAGGCAGACATTCGCCATGACTGGACCAAAGCCGAAGTTAAGGCACTTTTCGCATTGCCATTTAATGACTTACTGTTCAAAGCCCAAACGGTTCACCGTCAGTATTTCGATCCGAACGAAGTGCAGGTGAGCACGTTATTATCAATTAAAACCGGCGCGTGTCCGGAAGACTGTAAATATTGCCCGCAAAGTGCCCGCTATGATACCGGATTAGAAAAAGAGCGCTTACTGGAAATTGAAAAAGTGATTCAGCGCGCTAAAGAAGCGAAAGCCACCGGATCCACCCGTTTCTGTATGGGAGCTGCATGGCGTAACCCCCGTGACCGCGATATGCCATATGTCACCCAAATGGTGTCTGAAGTGAAAAAGCTTGGTCTGGAGACCTGTATGACGCTGGGTATGCTTACCCGCGAGCAGGCAGTGGCACTGAAGCAGGCCGGTCTGGATTACTACAACCACAATCTGGATACTTCCCCTGAGTTTTACGGTGACATCATTACAACCCGTACCTATGACGACCGTCTTAATACCTTGCAGAATGTGCGTGATGCCGGCATGAACGTATGTTCCGGCGGTATTGTGGGCATGGGTGAATCTGCAGAAGACCGTGCAAGCCTGCTGATGCAACTGGCTAATCTGCCGGAACAGCCGCAAAGCGTTCCCATTAATATGCTGGTGAAAGTAGAAGGTACGCCGCTGGATAAAGTGGACGATCTCGAACCATTCGAATTTATCCGGACCATTGCTGTCGCCCGCATCATGATGCCTGCCTCACACGTGCGTTTATCCGCCGGCCGTGAAAACATGAATGAACAGATGCAGGCGCTGTGTTTTATGGCCGGTGCCAACTCGATTTTTTACGGTTGCAAGCTGCTGACAACCTCTAACCCGGATACCCACGAGGACGTGTTGTTATTCCGTAAGCTGGGCATTAACGCTGAGCGCACCCGCGAGTTCTCTGATGAAGCCCATGAGCAGGCATTGCAGGAAGAAATTGCTGCGCAATCAGCGCCGGCCGACTTGTTTTACGATGCCACCGCGCCGCGCAAAACCGCGCCTGCGGAGGCCTGA
- a CDS encoding aminotransferase class I/II-fold pyridoxal phosphate-dependent enzyme translates to MAFDFINAELQKKQDAGYLRRRHCVEYEKDGIICVAGEHYLNFASNDYLGMRQHPGVLQSWVEGLAQFGGGSGASPLVTGYTQAHAALEAYLEEHLQREAVLLFNSGFAANQAICQALFQNGGNVLADKYMHASFIDGVLASKAEFKRFRHNDLAHCEALLSGLSGDTLIASESIFSMDGDSAPVEGLVSQSRKSGAWLMLDDAHGFGVLGENGFGVAEHYQLTQQDLPVLMGTFGKAVGTAGAFVAGSQAFIDYLVNHARHYIYSTALPASQAIATLYSLTAISTGDERKRLHENIATFRSLALAQGLQLTESVSAIQPVMCGDPHKALALSEALKQRGIWVPAIRYPTVPKGADRLRITMTAQHSARDISVLVDALMLAMEAV, encoded by the coding sequence ATGGCATTTGATTTTATCAATGCTGAGCTTCAGAAAAAGCAGGATGCCGGTTACTTACGTCGCCGGCATTGTGTGGAATATGAAAAAGACGGCATTATTTGTGTAGCCGGCGAGCACTACCTGAACTTTGCCAGTAACGATTATCTGGGCATGCGCCAGCATCCGGGTGTGCTGCAAAGCTGGGTAGAAGGCTTAGCCCAGTTTGGTGGTGGCAGTGGCGCGTCTCCGTTAGTGACGGGCTACACCCAGGCCCATGCGGCCCTTGAAGCCTATCTTGAAGAGCATCTTCAGCGTGAAGCGGTACTGCTGTTTAATTCCGGCTTTGCAGCGAATCAGGCCATCTGTCAGGCACTGTTTCAAAATGGTGGCAACGTACTGGCCGACAAATACATGCATGCTTCATTCATTGACGGCGTGCTTGCCAGCAAAGCTGAATTCAAGCGTTTCCGTCATAACGATTTAGCGCACTGCGAAGCACTACTATCCGGTTTATCCGGCGATACCCTTATCGCCAGTGAAAGTATTTTCAGCATGGACGGAGACAGCGCACCGGTTGAAGGACTTGTGTCTCAAAGCCGAAAAAGCGGCGCGTGGCTGATGCTGGATGACGCCCACGGATTTGGCGTACTGGGCGAAAATGGTTTTGGTGTGGCAGAGCATTATCAGCTCACGCAGCAGGATTTACCTGTATTGATGGGCACATTCGGCAAGGCGGTGGGGACAGCCGGTGCCTTCGTTGCCGGCAGTCAGGCCTTTATTGATTATCTGGTCAATCACGCCAGGCATTATATTTACTCCACCGCGCTGCCGGCCTCTCAGGCTATTGCTACCTTGTATTCGCTTACGGCCATATCAACGGGTGATGAGCGTAAAAGGCTACATGAGAACATTGCGACATTTCGTTCTCTTGCACTGGCGCAGGGTCTTCAGTTAACTGAATCTGTCAGTGCGATTCAGCCTGTGATGTGCGGCGATCCTCATAAGGCGCTGGCATTGTCTGAAGCGCTGAAACAACGTGGAATATGGGTACCGGCAATACGTTATCCGACAGTGCCGAAAGGGGCTGACAGATTGCGGATCACCATGACTGCCCAACACAGTGCCCGGGATATCAGTGTGCTGGTGGATGCATTAATGCTGGCTATGGAGGCGGTGTGA
- a CDS encoding methyltransferase domain-containing protein has translation MNQPASKTAETTVSRKQAIAARFDRAADSYNQVAGVQARIAADARRLLPVEPGSRVLDIGCATGRETILLAKNGAQVTGLDIAADMLQKARRDYPSLTFKEGDADALPFSAQQFDAVFSSMALQWSDDPATAMPEIARVLKPGGRAQLAIMVAGSFHELIQARSVAGLPESVNTLPQSLVWEKAACQAGFHVVKSTVETYTEHFDGIRSLLHSITKAGAGLSDSGHAQHSFTRHSLKALEKAFCTAPDGKLPLTYHVLQISLER, from the coding sequence GTGAATCAACCCGCTTCAAAAACCGCTGAAACAACCGTATCCCGCAAACAGGCGATTGCTGCCCGCTTTGACCGTGCCGCTGACTCATATAATCAGGTGGCAGGAGTTCAGGCCCGTATCGCTGCTGATGCCCGTAGATTGTTGCCCGTTGAGCCCGGCAGCAGGGTACTTGATATCGGCTGCGCCACAGGGCGGGAAACCATATTGCTGGCGAAAAACGGTGCACAAGTTACCGGTCTTGATATTGCCGCAGATATGCTCCAAAAGGCGCGGCGGGATTATCCGTCTCTGACATTCAAAGAAGGTGATGCAGATGCACTGCCTTTTTCTGCACAGCAATTTGATGCGGTATTTTCCTCAATGGCGTTGCAGTGGAGTGATGATCCAGCCACGGCGATGCCGGAAATTGCCAGGGTGCTTAAACCCGGAGGCAGAGCGCAGTTAGCCATTATGGTTGCCGGTTCTTTTCATGAGCTTATTCAGGCCCGTTCAGTGGCGGGGTTGCCTGAATCCGTGAACACCTTGCCGCAGTCACTGGTGTGGGAAAAAGCCGCCTGCCAGGCTGGCTTTCATGTGGTGAAAAGTACGGTTGAAACGTACACAGAGCACTTTGACGGAATACGCAGTCTGCTGCATTCAATTACTAAAGCCGGTGCAGGTTTATCAGACAGCGGACACGCTCAGCATTCTTTCACCCGGCATTCACTGAAAGCGTTGGAAAAGGCTTTCTGCACCGCCCCGGACGGCAAGCTGCCCCTCACTTATCACGTATTACAGATATCGCTGGAACGCTAA
- the bioD gene encoding dethiobiotin synthase, with amino-acid sequence MHAYFVTGTDTEVGKTFVSSLFLKAAAQSGLSSVGYKPVSAGCEVIDGMLSNEDARALHAASSLPVSLQEVNPVTLEPPVAPHIAAEQAGLKIEKEDLIQGYEHLAGKHPDFMLMEGAGGWRLPLGNDLWMPQIVQALKLDVIVVVGMRLGCLNHAVLTCEAILKDGLSIKGWVANQLSADMPVYDENLATLKAVLPAPMLAEIPFGADENTVADLISTVQKLA; translated from the coding sequence ATGCACGCTTATTTTGTTACCGGTACCGACACAGAAGTAGGTAAAACCTTTGTGTCGTCTTTATTTTTAAAGGCTGCGGCGCAATCAGGGCTTTCCTCTGTGGGGTACAAGCCAGTCTCTGCCGGATGTGAAGTCATTGACGGCATGCTCAGCAACGAAGATGCAAGAGCTTTACATGCGGCGTCCTCGTTACCCGTATCACTTCAGGAAGTGAATCCGGTGACCCTTGAACCGCCTGTTGCACCGCATATTGCTGCAGAGCAGGCAGGTTTAAAAATTGAAAAAGAAGATCTGATTCAAGGGTACGAACATCTGGCAGGGAAGCACCCTGACTTTATGCTCATGGAAGGGGCCGGTGGCTGGCGGTTACCGTTAGGTAATGACCTCTGGATGCCACAAATCGTTCAGGCACTTAAGCTGGATGTCATTGTGGTAGTGGGCATGCGGCTGGGATGCCTGAATCATGCCGTACTCACCTGTGAAGCCATTTTAAAGGACGGCCTGAGTATTAAAGGCTGGGTGGCGAATCAGTTGTCTGCTGATATGCCGGTATACGATGAAAATCTGGCGACACTTAAAGCCGTGTTGCCTGCTCCCATGCTGGCCGAAATTCCTTTCGGCGCAGATGAGAATACGGTAGCAGACCTGATATCAACGGTGCAGAAACTGGCTTAA
- the pepE gene encoding dipeptidase PepE, translating into MPAHVLMLSSSRVGDEDYLAHAKPMILSHLGDKRDVLFIPYAGVKVSFDEYTAKVQAALPECRVTGLHTFEHPAQAVTEAIQAGKAILTGGGNTFNLLANLYKNSLIAPICLAIESGVPYIGWSAGSNICGATIRTTNDMPVIEPPSFDALALLPCQLNPHYSDYHPPGFNGETRDQRLAEFTTLNPDTPVLAIREGTALELSRGKLTFKGEYGGFVFSGKEKTAIEDGDDLSQFLHR; encoded by the coding sequence ATGCCTGCTCATGTGCTGATGCTCAGCAGTTCCCGTGTGGGAGACGAAGACTATCTTGCCCACGCCAAACCCATGATCCTTTCTCATTTGGGTGACAAACGGGATGTACTGTTTATACCTTACGCCGGTGTGAAAGTATCTTTTGACGAGTACACAGCAAAAGTACAGGCTGCTTTACCTGAATGCCGTGTTACCGGGTTACATACATTTGAGCATCCTGCACAAGCAGTAACAGAAGCCATTCAGGCAGGCAAAGCAATATTAACCGGCGGTGGTAACACCTTTAATTTGCTGGCAAATCTGTATAAAAACTCGCTTATTGCGCCTATATGCCTGGCCATTGAATCAGGCGTTCCCTACATCGGATGGAGTGCCGGTTCAAATATTTGCGGTGCCACCATCAGAACCACCAATGACATGCCTGTTATCGAGCCGCCGTCGTTTGACGCGCTGGCGCTGCTTCCCTGTCAGCTGAATCCGCACTATTCCGATTATCACCCGCCGGGTTTTAACGGGGAAACCAGAGATCAACGTCTTGCTGAATTCACTACCCTGAATCCGGATACACCGGTACTGGCAATACGTGAAGGCACTGCGCTGGAGCTATCCAGAGGCAAACTGACATTTAAAGGGGAATATGGCGGTTTTGTATTCTCAGGAAAAGAAAAAACCGCCATTGAAGACGGTGATGACTTAAGCCAGTTTCTGCACCGTTGA
- the pobA gene encoding 4-hydroxybenzoate 3-monooxygenase translates to MNTTKTDVAIIGAGPSGLMLGHLLTQAGINCIIVERKSPDYVLSRIRAGVLEQCTLQVMEKLGLDSRLKAEGLPHNGVILADGERVIEIDVKGLTGSQVVVYGQTEITKDLMDASDSRGVMRVYDADDVALHNIETEAPCVTYTKNGEPHRIDCRFIAGCDGFHGPSRKAMPGSNTNYVEKVYPFGWLGVLADVPPATHEVAYSNHDRGFALSSMRSLTRSRYYIQVGLDEKVEDWSDERFWDELAVRLGPEISSKLVTGPSIEKSIAPLRSFIFGSMRHGSLFLAGDSAHIVPPTGAKGLNLASSDITYLSAAIISYFKEKQSDGINLYSEKALNRVWKSSRFSWYLTTLMHRFPEGGEFDRKMQVAELEYIAGSKAAQTTIAENYIGLPL, encoded by the coding sequence ATGAATACCACCAAAACTGATGTCGCTATTATCGGTGCAGGCCCGTCGGGACTGATGCTGGGCCACCTGCTCACTCAGGCAGGCATCAACTGTATCATCGTAGAACGTAAATCACCGGATTATGTGTTAAGCCGTATCCGCGCCGGAGTGCTTGAACAGTGCACCCTACAGGTAATGGAAAAGCTTGGTCTGGACAGCAGACTGAAAGCTGAAGGTTTACCACACAATGGCGTTATTCTCGCTGATGGCGAAAGGGTCATTGAAATTGATGTGAAGGGGTTGACCGGCAGCCAGGTGGTTGTTTATGGCCAGACTGAGATTACCAAAGATCTCATGGACGCATCAGACAGTCGCGGTGTAATGCGGGTATACGATGCAGATGATGTAGCTCTGCATAATATTGAAACTGAAGCACCCTGCGTAACTTATACAAAAAACGGTGAACCTCATCGTATCGATTGCCGGTTTATCGCCGGTTGTGACGGCTTCCACGGGCCTTCCCGTAAAGCCATGCCGGGAAGCAACACGAACTACGTGGAAAAGGTCTATCCATTCGGCTGGCTGGGAGTACTGGCAGATGTGCCGCCTGCCACACACGAAGTGGCATACAGCAACCACGACCGTGGTTTTGCCTTATCTTCAATGCGGTCACTTACACGCAGCCGCTATTACATTCAGGTAGGGCTGGATGAAAAGGTGGAAGACTGGTCTGATGAACGGTTCTGGGATGAACTGGCTGTTCGCCTGGGTCCTGAAATCTCCTCAAAGCTGGTGACCGGGCCTTCAATCGAAAAATCTATTGCGCCACTGCGTTCATTTATTTTTGGCAGCATGCGTCACGGCAGCCTGTTTCTCGCGGGAGATTCTGCGCATATCGTGCCGCCCACCGGCGCGAAAGGCCTCAATCTGGCATCTTCGGATATCACCTACTTGTCGGCAGCAATAATCAGTTACTTCAAAGAGAAGCAATCTGATGGCATTAACCTGTACTCTGAAAAAGCGCTGAACCGCGTATGGAAGTCGTCACGTTTTTCATGGTATCTCACCACGCTGATGCACCGATTCCCTGAAGGCGGAGAGTTTGACCGCAAGATGCAGGTGGCGGAACTGGAATACATTGCCGGCTCAAAAGCAGCGCAGACCACTATTGCTGAAAACTACATAGGTCTGCCACTTTAA